Proteins encoded by one window of Emticicia oligotrophica DSM 17448:
- a CDS encoding RES family NAD+ phosphorylase: protein MNIYRITTPNYTKLTASGRAARWNRNGEFVIYAASSIALACLENIVHRSKKGLLGDFRLITIEIPKKVSIKKLTQEELPEGWSDKSNFEICQEISSNWLENLESCVLCVPSVIIPLENNFLINPQHPDFKLVKIQSVTEFTFDNRIKNT from the coding sequence ATGAATATCTATCGAATTACTACACCCAATTATACCAAACTAACTGCTTCTGGTAGAGCTGCCAGATGGAATAGAAATGGCGAATTTGTTATTTATGCCGCATCAAGTATTGCCTTGGCTTGTCTAGAAAACATTGTCCATCGGAGTAAGAAAGGTTTACTCGGTGATTTTAGGTTAATTACTATCGAAATTCCTAAAAAAGTAAGCATAAAAAAATTAACTCAAGAAGAGTTGCCCGAAGGTTGGTCAGATAAAAGTAATTTTGAAATATGCCAAGAAATAAGTTCTAATTGGTTAGAAAATCTAGAAAGTTGTGTTTTATGTGTGCCCTCTGTGATTATTCCGCTTGAAAATAATTTCTTGATAAATCCTCAGCATCCCGACTTCAAATTAGTTAAAATACAATCTGTAACAGAATTTACATTCGACAACCGAATAAAAAATACATGA
- a CDS encoding nucleotidyltransferase family protein, which translates to MNVGIIILAAGASSRMGAPKQLLLIDGKTLIRRVCETAMDTTCFPIVTVLGANRNIIKPELERMPITVIDNPQWEKGMSSSIKMGLVGAYMTIKEIEAAIFLTVDMPYVNVELINNMIKKAKSDTNIEIVACKYENQIGIPVLFKRSLFNDLLELTGDEGAKKVVMRNKEKTALIDFPEGKLDLDTIDEYRKFVSNYHSN; encoded by the coding sequence ATGAATGTTGGTATCATAATTTTGGCCGCTGGAGCTTCTTCCAGAATGGGAGCTCCCAAACAATTACTACTAATTGATGGAAAAACGCTCATTAGGCGAGTATGTGAAACAGCTATGGATACTACTTGTTTTCCGATTGTGACAGTACTGGGTGCCAATAGAAATATCATTAAACCTGAGCTAGAACGAATGCCAATTACAGTAATTGATAATCCTCAATGGGAAAAAGGCATGTCGAGCTCCATAAAAATGGGTCTAGTAGGGGCATATATGACTATCAAAGAAATAGAAGCTGCAATATTTCTGACTGTTGATATGCCTTATGTAAATGTAGAATTAATCAATAATATGATTAAGAAGGCAAAGTCAGATACCAACATCGAAATTGTTGCTTGTAAATATGAAAACCAAATTGGTATTCCTGTACTTTTCAAAAGAAGTCTATTCAATGATTTACTTGAATTAACAGGAGATGAAGGTGCTAAAAAAGTGGTTATGCGAAACAAAGAAAAAACCGCACTTATCGACTTCCCAGAAGGGAAATTAGATTTGGATACCATTGATGAATATCGCAAATTTGTATCAAATTATCATTCAAATTAA
- the parS gene encoding type II RES/Xre toxin-antitoxin system antitoxin — MTVAKNRPSNYTLVIQALEGIDARKMQELMVFTHHDKNFFAEILHISPKTIDRYIKEDKKFNPSESEKILKLEQVYEWGKEVFGDIDTFNEWIEVPAYGLADRIPKTLMQTHGGLALVEEELIRIAYGALA, encoded by the coding sequence ATGACAGTAGCTAAAAATAGACCCAGCAATTATACACTTGTGATTCAAGCACTTGAGGGAATTGATGCAAGAAAAATGCAGGAATTAATGGTTTTTACCCATCATGACAAAAATTTCTTTGCTGAAATTCTACATATTTCTCCAAAAACTATTGATAGATATATTAAGGAAGATAAGAAATTTAATCCTTCTGAGAGTGAAAAAATACTAAAACTCGAACAAGTTTATGAATGGGGCAAAGAGGTATTTGGCGATATTGATACATTTAATGAATGGATTGAAGTGCCAGCTTATGGCTTAGCTGATAGAATTCCGAAAACACTAATGCAAACACACGGAGGTTTGGCTTTGGTAGAAGAAGAATTAATTAGAATTGCTTATGGTGCTTTGGCTTAA
- a CDS encoding glycosyltransferase family 9 protein, translated as MKKTKFLILRFSSIGDIVLTTPVPRCIKKQYPEAEVHFATKQNFKVLVENNHYIDQYHLLGNSLNELIRQLKSENFDYIIDLHNNLRTSIIKLRLFSVKSISFDKLNFEKWLLVNLKINRMPNVHIVERYLKTVESLGITNDLEGLDYFIPEKDIVNIEKPYVAFAIGGQHATKKLPTKKIIDICSKINCKIVLLGGKEDIPVALEIENALGKQIFNACGKYNLNQSASLVQQSEYLITHDTGLMHIAAALKKKTISIWGNTVPEFGMYPYLTEHKIIENKNLSCRPCSKIGYKQCPKGHFKCMNELEIEI; from the coding sequence ATGAAAAAAACGAAGTTTTTGATATTGAGATTTTCATCAATTGGAGACATTGTACTTACTACACCCGTACCACGCTGCATAAAAAAACAATATCCAGAGGCTGAGGTTCATTTCGCTACTAAACAAAATTTCAAAGTATTAGTTGAAAATAACCATTACATCGACCAATATCATTTATTAGGCAATTCGCTTAATGAACTTATTAGGCAGTTAAAGTCTGAAAACTTCGACTATATCATTGATTTACATAATAATTTACGAACTTCAATCATAAAACTGAGGCTTTTTTCTGTAAAGTCTATTAGCTTTGATAAATTAAACTTTGAAAAATGGCTTTTGGTTAATTTAAAAATCAATCGAATGCCCAATGTGCATATTGTTGAACGTTATTTAAAAACCGTTGAAAGTTTGGGAATAACCAACGATTTGGAGGGTTTAGATTATTTTATTCCTGAAAAAGATATTGTAAATATTGAAAAACCTTATGTGGCCTTTGCCATCGGAGGACAACATGCTACCAAAAAACTTCCTACAAAAAAAATAATTGATATTTGTAGCAAAATCAATTGTAAAATCGTGCTTTTGGGTGGGAAAGAAGATATTCCAGTAGCACTGGAAATTGAAAATGCTCTTGGCAAACAAATCTTCAATGCCTGCGGAAAATACAATTTGAATCAATCTGCTTCTTTAGTTCAGCAATCAGAATATTTGATTACGCACGATACGGGTCTTATGCATATTGCTGCGGCCTTAAAGAAAAAAACGATTTCAATTTGGGGAAATACAGTTCCTGAATTTGGCATGTATCCGTATCTGACAGAGCATAAAATCATTGAAAATAAAAATCTTTCGTGCCGCCCTTGCTCAAAGATAGGTTATAAACAATGTCCAAAAGGCCACTTCAAATGCATGAATGAGTTGGAAATAGAAATTTAA
- a CDS encoding M20/M25/M40 family metallo-hydrolase, producing the protein MKKIYFLALSAIVSFNGFSQKLINRDPQIEALVSQISSDSLKKFDEKLVSFGTRSTLSTTTDPKRGIGASRLWVLSKFQEFAKTSEGRMTAVLDTFTLQPDGKRVDKAILMANVMATLKGTDPNDDRVFMVSGHIDSRVTDVMNRESDAPGANDDGSGTVAVIELARVMAKSKFPATIIFVVVSGEEQGLLGANYLAEKAIKQNWNLEALLNNDIMGSNNSNETNIIDNTRLRVFSEGLPAFEMDKKVGAIRQYGVENDGKARQLARYVKEVGERYVDNLEVVMIYRNDRFLRGGDHTPFVNRGFAAVRLSEMNENFLHQHQDLRVEKGVEYGDLIKFMDFEYLRKNTCVNLATLANLAKSPAMPQDVVLDVRGLGNSTNLNWKAPKSGKVKGYYVLMRETAMPYWQKKFFTPNLKITLPYSKDNYFFAVQSVSEDGNESLPVLPRVGLRNAGE; encoded by the coding sequence ATGAAAAAAATCTATTTTTTAGCACTAAGTGCAATAGTATCTTTCAATGGTTTCTCCCAAAAACTGATTAATCGAGATCCTCAGATTGAAGCATTAGTCAGTCAAATTTCAAGTGATAGTTTAAAAAAATTCGACGAGAAATTGGTCTCTTTTGGTACAAGAAGTACACTATCAACCACAACCGACCCTAAACGTGGGATTGGGGCTTCACGTCTTTGGGTTTTAAGTAAATTTCAAGAATTTGCTAAAACATCAGAAGGACGCATGACCGCTGTATTAGATACATTTACACTTCAACCTGATGGAAAAAGAGTAGATAAAGCCATTTTAATGGCAAATGTAATGGCAACACTCAAAGGAACCGACCCTAACGATGACAGAGTCTTTATGGTGAGTGGCCACATTGATAGCCGAGTAACCGATGTCATGAATCGGGAATCAGATGCACCGGGTGCCAATGATGATGGCAGTGGCACAGTAGCCGTAATAGAATTAGCACGCGTGATGGCCAAGTCTAAATTTCCTGCCACTATAATTTTTGTGGTAGTAAGTGGCGAAGAACAAGGTCTTTTAGGAGCAAATTATTTAGCCGAAAAAGCCATAAAACAAAACTGGAACTTAGAGGCTTTGTTGAATAATGATATTATGGGTTCGAATAATTCAAATGAAACTAATATCATTGATAATACACGTTTAAGAGTTTTCAGTGAAGGGCTTCCTGCATTTGAAATGGATAAAAAAGTAGGGGCAATTCGTCAATATGGTGTGGAAAATGATGGGAAAGCACGTCAATTGGCTAGATATGTGAAAGAAGTTGGTGAACGTTATGTTGATAATCTTGAAGTTGTTATGATTTACAGAAATGACCGTTTCTTACGTGGGGGCGACCATACGCCATTTGTTAATCGTGGCTTTGCAGCTGTTCGTCTTTCTGAAATGAACGAAAACTTCTTACACCAACATCAAGATTTAAGGGTTGAAAAAGGAGTTGAATATGGAGATTTAATAAAGTTCATGGACTTTGAATATCTCCGCAAGAATACTTGTGTGAATTTAGCCACTTTGGCAAATTTGGCTAAATCTCCAGCAATGCCACAGGATGTAGTATTAGATGTGAGAGGTCTAGGCAACTCTACAAATCTCAATTGGAAAGCACCAAAATCTGGAAAAGTTAAAGGCTATTATGTATTAATGCGTGAAACAGCAATGCCTTACTGGCAGAAAAAATTCTTTACGCCTAATTTAAAAATAACACTTCCATATTCGAAAGATAATTATTTCTTTGCCGTACAATCAGTAAGCGAAGATGGAAATGAAAGCCTTCCAGTCCTTCCAAGAGTTGGTTTAAGAAATGCAGGAGAGTAA
- a CDS encoding NAD(P)/FAD-dependent oxidoreductase: MYHDVVIVGGGLGGLVSSIQLVNKGYKVLVIEKYSYPYNKVCGEYVSNEIRPFLESLGLNLVNLGAASINRFLLSAVNGKSIETKLEMGGFGLSRYTLDFELFKIAKSLGVEFAENTLVEDIQKINDVFFVETNQGETYEANVVIGAYGKRGKLDKTIFRQIPNQGKAYVGVKYHIKYDFPKDLIALHNFKGGYCGISAIEDDKYCLCYLSDRNNVKHSGGINEMEQEFMYQNPYLLDIFTNAEILFTRPLVINEINFVPKSAVHNNIMMVGDTAGLITPLAGNGMSIAMHAGVIATSLIDKFLKKEITREGMEKTYEKEWNKNFRNRLWRGRQLQKFFGSEFNSNLAVSMFSKMPFLLPPIIKGTHGEKVEGYD; the protein is encoded by the coding sequence ATGTACCATGACGTTGTTATTGTTGGAGGAGGGCTTGGTGGCTTAGTTTCATCGATACAATTAGTAAATAAAGGATACAAAGTATTAGTCATTGAAAAATATAGTTATCCTTATAACAAAGTTTGTGGAGAATATGTATCGAATGAAATTAGACCTTTCCTAGAGTCATTAGGCCTCAATTTGGTTAATTTAGGTGCTGCTTCAATTAACCGTTTTCTACTTTCTGCTGTAAATGGAAAGTCTATCGAAACTAAATTGGAAATGGGCGGTTTTGGACTGAGCCGTTATACGCTTGATTTTGAACTTTTCAAAATTGCCAAATCTCTAGGAGTAGAATTTGCTGAAAATACATTGGTGGAAGATATTCAAAAAATCAATGACGTATTCTTTGTTGAGACCAATCAAGGTGAAACTTACGAAGCCAATGTTGTTATTGGTGCGTACGGAAAACGAGGAAAATTAGATAAAACAATATTTCGTCAAATTCCTAATCAGGGAAAAGCTTATGTTGGCGTAAAATATCATATTAAATACGATTTCCCCAAAGATTTAATTGCTCTCCATAATTTTAAAGGTGGTTACTGCGGCATTTCGGCCATTGAAGATGATAAATATTGTTTATGTTATTTGTCGGATAGAAATAATGTAAAGCACAGTGGGGGTATCAATGAAATGGAACAGGAATTTATGTATCAAAATCCCTATTTGCTAGATATTTTTACAAATGCAGAAATCCTTTTCACGAGACCTTTGGTGATAAATGAAATTAACTTTGTTCCTAAATCGGCTGTTCATAATAATATAATGATGGTAGGGGATACGGCTGGATTAATTACGCCTTTAGCAGGAAATGGGATGTCTATTGCAATGCATGCAGGGGTAATAGCCACCAGTTTAATTGATAAGTTTTTGAAAAAAGAAATTACTCGTGAAGGAATGGAGAAAACCTACGAGAAAGAGTGGAATAAAAACTTTAGAAATCGGCTTTGGCGTGGACGCCAGCTCCAAAAATTCTTTGGAAGTGAATTTAATTCAAACCTTGCAGTTTCCATGTTTTCAAAAATGCCATTTTTACTACCGCCAATTATTAAAGGAACACACGGTGAAAAAGTAGAAGGTTATGATTGA
- the polA gene encoding DNA polymerase I gives MPTKKLFLLDAMALIYRAHFAFMKAPRLTSTGLNTSCVFGVANAILEVIQKEKPTHIGVAFDLPGGTFRNDWFPEYKANRQEQPEDITIAIPYVKKLVEAMDIPLLMLAGYEADDVIGTLAKQAAKHDFEVFMMTPDKDYGQLVEDHIYIYKPAIGGKDAEKLGVKEVCEKWGIEHPEQVVDILGLMGDAVDNIPGVPGVGEKTAAKLIATYGSIENMYENADKLTGKVGEAIKNNKEQALLSKKLAQIELNVPVEFNEDFLKITHPKPELMGPLLDELEFRTLRKRLLPNEPVPASSSGDSSQKSNPSTAPVNALKAKSGTQISMFEAMGAPAAPQIAAQTPFEEEEELQYRANSVKDTILSKVHEYHLMDTPILRKSLIQYLSNQEEFCFDSETTSVDAVDAEVVGLSFAYYAGEAFYVPIPSEKEEAQAVMNEFKEVFENESIIKIGQNIKYDLMVLKNYGIELKGTLFDTMLAHYIIEPEQRHGMDYLANIYLNYEPVSIETLIGKGKSQGSMRDVALEKIKDYAAEDADITFQLKHILAPKLADSQQQKLLQQVEMPLVKVLADMEMEGVRVDESALQEMSSVLESDVRQIQSDIFNIAGQEFNVASPKQLGEILFEKLKLDKNAKKTKTGQYATGEDILSKLENEHEIVRKILDFRELVKLKNTYVDALPALISKKTGRIHTSYNQAVAATGRLSSTNPNLQNIPIRTPRGREIRKAFVPRNDEYVILSADYSQIELRIMAAFSGDESMLEAFNQGIDIHSTTASKVFRVGLSDVTSDMRRKAKMVNFGIIYGISAFGLSQRLNIPRGEAKEIIDAYWVEFPKIKQFMDDTINKAREVKYAETILGRRRYLRDINSQNMTDRGFAERNAINAPIQGSAADMIKVAMINIHDFMKKEQLQSRMILQVHDELVFDAHRSEVDFLKTKVDELMCTAIPLTVKMETGMGIGQNWLEAH, from the coding sequence ATGCCCACTAAAAAACTTTTTTTGTTAGATGCCATGGCTCTCATTTACAGAGCTCACTTTGCTTTCATGAAAGCCCCTCGCCTAACATCCACAGGACTGAACACAAGCTGTGTTTTTGGGGTAGCTAATGCCATCTTAGAAGTTATTCAAAAAGAAAAACCAACGCATATCGGTGTTGCCTTTGATTTGCCCGGTGGAACCTTTAGAAATGATTGGTTTCCAGAATACAAAGCTAATCGTCAAGAACAACCAGAAGATATAACGATTGCTATTCCTTATGTCAAAAAGTTAGTTGAAGCAATGGATATTCCTTTGCTTATGCTTGCAGGCTACGAAGCTGATGACGTAATTGGAACACTTGCCAAACAAGCAGCCAAACACGATTTTGAGGTCTTTATGATGACCCCCGATAAAGATTACGGGCAATTAGTAGAAGACCATATTTATATATACAAACCCGCGATTGGCGGAAAAGATGCCGAGAAATTAGGTGTAAAAGAAGTTTGTGAAAAGTGGGGAATCGAACACCCAGAGCAAGTTGTAGATATTCTTGGTTTGATGGGGGATGCAGTTGATAACATTCCGGGAGTACCAGGAGTTGGAGAAAAAACTGCAGCGAAGCTAATTGCTACTTATGGCTCAATCGAAAATATGTATGAAAATGCTGATAAACTTACTGGGAAAGTTGGTGAAGCCATCAAAAACAATAAAGAACAAGCACTTTTATCGAAAAAGTTAGCCCAAATTGAACTTAATGTTCCAGTTGAATTCAATGAAGATTTCCTAAAAATAACTCACCCCAAACCTGAATTAATGGGTCCTCTTTTGGATGAATTAGAGTTTCGTACCTTGCGTAAACGCTTATTACCAAACGAGCCAGTTCCTGCATCTTCCTCGGGTGATTCAAGTCAAAAGTCTAATCCAAGCACTGCCCCTGTCAATGCATTAAAAGCAAAATCAGGTACGCAAATTTCGATGTTCGAAGCAATGGGTGCACCAGCGGCACCTCAAATCGCTGCTCAAACTCCTTTTGAGGAAGAGGAAGAACTTCAATATAGAGCTAATTCCGTAAAGGATACCATTTTAAGCAAAGTTCATGAGTATCACCTTATGGATACACCTATTTTGAGAAAAAGTTTAATTCAATATTTAAGTAATCAAGAAGAATTTTGCTTCGATTCTGAAACTACTTCTGTTGATGCCGTAGATGCAGAAGTTGTTGGATTATCGTTTGCTTATTATGCTGGTGAAGCATTTTATGTTCCGATTCCAAGTGAAAAAGAAGAAGCTCAAGCAGTGATGAATGAGTTTAAGGAAGTATTTGAAAATGAGTCAATTATTAAAATTGGACAAAATATCAAATACGATTTGATGGTTTTGAAAAATTATGGAATCGAACTGAAAGGTACGTTATTTGATACCATGTTGGCTCATTATATCATCGAACCCGAACAACGCCACGGCATGGATTATTTGGCTAATATCTACTTAAACTATGAGCCTGTTTCTATCGAAACCCTTATTGGTAAAGGAAAATCTCAAGGTAGTATGCGTGATGTAGCTTTAGAAAAAATTAAAGATTATGCCGCAGAAGATGCAGATATTACCTTTCAATTAAAGCACATTCTGGCTCCTAAATTGGCCGATTCTCAACAGCAAAAGCTTCTTCAGCAAGTAGAAATGCCATTGGTTAAGGTATTAGCCGATATGGAAATGGAAGGTGTAAGAGTTGATGAGTCAGCACTTCAAGAAATGTCTAGTGTTCTTGAAAGTGATGTTCGTCAAATTCAATCCGATATTTTCAATATTGCTGGACAGGAATTTAATGTAGCTTCTCCAAAACAATTAGGGGAAATTCTTTTTGAAAAACTCAAATTAGATAAAAACGCTAAAAAAACTAAAACGGGTCAATATGCTACTGGCGAGGATATCCTTTCGAAATTAGAAAACGAACACGAAATTGTTCGTAAAATCCTAGATTTCAGAGAGTTAGTAAAATTAAAAAACACTTACGTTGACGCCCTCCCAGCCTTGATTTCAAAAAAGACTGGTAGAATACATACCTCTTATAATCAAGCAGTTGCGGCTACGGGGCGTTTGAGTTCAACGAATCCAAATTTGCAAAACATTCCGATTCGAACACCAAGAGGCCGTGAAATCAGAAAGGCTTTTGTGCCACGCAATGATGAGTATGTTATTCTTTCTGCCGATTATTCTCAAATTGAATTACGTATCATGGCAGCTTTCAGTGGCGATGAAAGTATGCTCGAGGCATTCAACCAAGGGATTGATATTCACTCAACAACAGCGTCAAAAGTATTCAGAGTGGGCCTTTCTGATGTAACATCTGATATGCGTAGAAAGGCCAAAATGGTCAATTTTGGCATTATTTATGGAATTTCGGCTTTTGGCTTATCGCAAAGGCTCAATATTCCCCGTGGTGAAGCTAAAGAAATTATTGATGCTTACTGGGTTGAATTTCCAAAAATCAAACAATTTATGGATGATACCATCAATAAAGCTCGTGAAGTGAAATATGCCGAAACTATTTTAGGTCGTCGTAGATATTTACGAGATATCAATTCACAGAACATGACCGACCGAGGTTTTGCCGAACGTAATGCCATCAATGCTCCAATTCAAGGTTCGGCCGCCGATATGATTAAAGTTGCTATGATAAATATTCATGATTTTATGAAAAAAGAGCAACTACAATCACGTATGATTTTACAAGTACATGATGAACTTGTATTTGATGCCCATCGTTCGGAAGTCGATTTCCTTAAAACGAAAGTTGATGAATTAATGTGCACGGCCATTCCGCTTACTGTAAAGATGGAAACAGGCATGGGAATTGGTCAAAATTGGCTTGAAGCTCACTAA
- a CDS encoding vanadium-dependent haloperoxidase has translation MRRRLTLLFILICTFGVQAQTKKTSTKKTTTKSTIKPKSSVKSKNSVEKSKKAEKVIEKEEEDLVEESENIQDEKPILTKVEPARIYDYKNSDLLVKWHELIFELIEQTQGYSPNVAARNMAYINLAAYESILPANLGNLSLSGQLQDFARPDSLNIDSRQFNASVALNSAVFKLVDKFFISAPYIWMEKVYALNDSVNNHFSRIISPEAMRKSKIYGAKIAYWIYEYSRNDGGHQSFVRTYSMGYKLPVCQSCFEINRVADLENTGPLHPKWGGNRTFLMENQLEIDIKPTVEFSIYPNSPFYMMAKEVYDISKQVVPNSEKLQIANFWDDAATFTYTAPGHSVSILVQVLKQKPVELIEAAELLSNLTLAINDAFIVTWKIKYQYNLIRPITYIKRYIDNQWEPALLTPPFPEFPSGHSAQTSTMATVLTSKLGDNVSFIDYSKYFVGPPKKFQSFWAAAKECSISRVYGGIHFRDAIEQGEELGKIIGKNALTLRYKK, from the coding sequence ATGCGTAGAAGGCTAACATTATTATTTATACTTATATGTACTTTTGGAGTACAGGCACAAACTAAAAAAACTTCCACAAAAAAAACTACCACCAAGTCCACAATTAAACCTAAATCAAGTGTCAAGAGTAAAAATTCCGTAGAAAAATCAAAAAAAGCAGAAAAAGTCATCGAAAAAGAGGAAGAGGACTTAGTTGAGGAATCTGAAAATATACAAGATGAAAAACCTATATTAACGAAGGTTGAGCCAGCAAGAATATACGATTATAAAAACTCAGATTTATTGGTAAAGTGGCATGAGCTTATTTTTGAACTTATCGAGCAAACACAAGGGTATAGTCCAAATGTAGCAGCAAGAAACATGGCTTACATTAACTTAGCCGCTTATGAGTCGATATTACCAGCTAATCTGGGTAATTTATCTTTGTCAGGTCAATTGCAAGATTTCGCACGTCCTGATAGTTTGAATATTGATAGCCGTCAATTCAATGCATCTGTGGCACTCAATTCGGCGGTTTTTAAATTAGTAGATAAATTCTTTATTTCCGCTCCATACATTTGGATGGAAAAGGTATATGCTTTAAACGATTCAGTGAACAATCATTTCTCAAGAATCATATCGCCAGAAGCAATGAGAAAATCAAAGATTTATGGGGCAAAGATTGCTTATTGGATTTATGAGTATTCACGAAATGATGGAGGGCATCAATCATTCGTGCGTACGTATAGTATGGGTTATAAATTGCCTGTATGCCAATCTTGTTTTGAAATCAATAGAGTAGCCGATTTGGAGAATACTGGTCCTCTGCACCCAAAATGGGGGGGTAATAGGACATTTTTGATGGAAAACCAATTAGAAATTGATATAAAGCCAACGGTAGAATTTTCAATTTATCCGAATTCGCCTTTTTATATGATGGCAAAGGAAGTGTATGATATTTCTAAACAGGTTGTTCCGAATAGTGAAAAATTGCAGATTGCTAATTTTTGGGATGATGCTGCTACTTTTACCTATACGGCACCGGGGCATTCTGTTTCGATTTTGGTACAAGTACTAAAACAAAAACCAGTAGAATTAATCGAAGCGGCCGAATTGCTAAGTAATTTGACATTAGCGATTAATGACGCTTTTATTGTAACTTGGAAAATAAAATACCAATATAATTTGATTCGTCCAATAACGTACATCAAACGTTATATCGACAATCAGTGGGAGCCTGCTTTACTTACTCCGCCATTTCCTGAATTTCCTTCGGGTCATTCAGCTCAAACATCAACAATGGCCACCGTACTTACCTCAAAGTTAGGTGATAATGTAAGTTTTATTGATTATTCAAAATACTTTGTTGGACCACCGAAGAAATTTCAATCCTTTTGGGCGGCTGCGAAAGAATGTAGCATTTCAAGGGTTTATGGAGGAATTCATTTTAGAGATGCTATTGAACAAGGTGAAGAATTAGGCAAAATTATAGGCAAAAATGCACTTACCCTTAGATACAAAAAGTAA
- a CDS encoding 7-carboxy-7-deazaguanine synthase QueE, whose product MEAFYTLQGEGFHAGRAAYFIRLGGCDVGCVWCDVKESWDADIHPKFTIDEIVDEASKFKGRLAVITGGEPLMYNLDELTLALKDAGFQTNIETSGAHPMSGHWDWVCFSPKKFKEAHPSIFAVANELKVIVYNKSDFKFAEKYAKLVNKECQLLLQPEWSKKDTMQPLIVEYIKENPQWRISLQTHKYLDIP is encoded by the coding sequence ATGGAAGCATTTTACACGCTTCAAGGTGAGGGATTTCATGCGGGAAGAGCGGCATATTTTATTCGCTTGGGAGGATGTGATGTAGGTTGTGTTTGGTGCGATGTGAAAGAATCATGGGATGCTGACATTCATCCAAAATTCACAATTGATGAAATTGTAGATGAAGCAAGTAAATTTAAAGGAAGATTAGCTGTTATTACAGGTGGAGAGCCACTAATGTATAATTTGGACGAACTAACATTAGCTTTAAAAGATGCTGGTTTTCAAACAAATATCGAAACTTCTGGTGCCCATCCAATGTCTGGCCATTGGGATTGGGTTTGTTTTTCGCCTAAGAAATTTAAAGAAGCTCATCCAAGTATCTTTGCCGTTGCCAACGAACTTAAGGTGATTGTCTATAACAAATCTGACTTTAAGTTTGCTGAAAAATATGCAAAACTCGTAAATAAAGAGTGTCAACTTTTACTACAACCAGAATGGAGTAAAAAAGACACCATGCAGCCCCTGATTGTAGAGTATATCAAAGAAAATCCACAGTGGAGAATTAGTTTGCAAACACATAAATACTTAGATATTCCTTAG
- a CDS encoding lysophospholipid acyltransferase family protein: MKRLGFYLVLPIIYLISYLPFGILYLFSDFLYLIVYYLIGYRKKVVKINLKRSFPEKSEAERLKIEKEFYHYIIDFFLETLKCVTISQETLKQRWSIQNDAILDELLAEKRNIIVTAGHFGNHEMGNLALSFLIKYQVKAVYRPLNNKYFDKFFYDFRTKFGSILISMANASKEIGKKEDFNYAFFLVNDQSPPPERSYWTTFLNQETGFFTGIERFARQYDMPVVYMCIDRYARGKYRVNVELITKEPNTLPEGELLEIHARKLERDIKANPSIWFWSHKRWKYTKVNGEIVPVSYK, encoded by the coding sequence ATGAAGCGTTTAGGATTTTACTTAGTCTTACCAATTATATATCTTATTTCATATCTACCATTCGGTATATTATATCTATTTTCTGATTTTTTATACTTAATCGTTTATTATCTAATTGGTTACCGAAAAAAGGTAGTTAAAATTAACTTAAAAAGAAGTTTTCCAGAAAAATCTGAAGCTGAAAGGCTAAAAATTGAAAAGGAATTTTATCATTATATCATAGATTTTTTCCTTGAAACACTTAAATGTGTCACCATAAGTCAAGAAACGCTAAAACAACGTTGGAGTATCCAAAACGATGCGATTTTAGATGAATTGTTGGCCGAAAAACGTAATATAATCGTTACAGCAGGCCACTTTGGAAATCATGAAATGGGAAACTTAGCACTTTCATTTCTCATAAAATATCAAGTAAAAGCGGTTTATCGCCCGCTTAACAACAAATATTTTGATAAATTTTTCTACGATTTTAGAACAAAATTTGGGAGTATTCTTATATCGATGGCCAATGCATCTAAAGAAATTGGCAAAAAAGAAGATTTTAATTACGCCTTTTTCTTGGTAAATGACCAGTCTCCGCCTCCCGAACGCTCTTATTGGACTACATTTTTGAACCAAGAAACAGGTTTTTTCACTGGAATTGAACGATTTGCTCGACAATATGACATGCCAGTAGTGTATATGTGTATAGATAGATATGCCCGAGGGAAATACAGAGTTAACGTTGAGCTTATAACTAAAGAACCCAATACTTTACCAGAAGGTGAACTATTGGAAATTCATGCAAGAAAATTAGAACGTGATATTAAAGCAAATCCATCTATTTGGTTTTGGTCTCATAAACGTTGGAAATATACCAAAGTCAATGGTGAAATAGTACCCGTCAGCTACAAATAA